Proteins from one Rhineura floridana isolate rRhiFlo1 chromosome 16, rRhiFlo1.hap2, whole genome shotgun sequence genomic window:
- the LOC133371329 gene encoding SH3 domain-binding glutamic acid-rich-like protein 3, with protein sequence MGSIRVYYTSVTGSREVKQRQSEVIRILDGNRMKYQLVDVSISENLLQEMRDKAGKPDAIPPQIFNGEEYCGDFEMLYEATENEEVRKFLKIGRVDNVAREEITI encoded by the exons ATGGGCAGCATTCGGGTCTATTACACCAGCGTTACAGGATCCAGGGag GTGAAGCAGAGGCAGTCTGAAGTCATTCGTATTCTGGATGGAAATCGTATGAAGTACCAGCTAGTGGATGTCTCCATCAGTGAAAATTTGCTACAAGAGATGAGGGACAAAGCTGGGAAGCCAGATGCGATTCCGCCTCAGATATTTAATGGAGAGGAGTACTGTGGG GATTTTGAGATGCTGTACGAAGCAACTGAAAACGAAGAAGTTAGGAAGTTCCTGAAGATAGGACGTGTTGACAATGTGGCAAGAGAAGAGATTACCATCTGA